One segment of Variovorax sp. PAMC28562 DNA contains the following:
- a CDS encoding GntR family transcriptional regulator → MSLPASPSPAVRTLSERMAEELRQRITRGEFLPGQRLSEQTLSDSLGISRNTLREVFRMLTKDGLVKHSPNRGVFVAIPSIASIIDIYRVRRLIECQALGQAYPRHPAKKKMRDAVETALRCRADSDWLGAGTANMAFHMAIVELADSERLNLLFAQVLAELRLAFGLLQDPEFLHAPYVDMNINILELAEGGEFARAAAALNDYLVHSERIVLAVYARHISDSGWGI, encoded by the coding sequence ATGAGCCTGCCCGCTTCACCTTCCCCCGCGGTCCGGACGCTGAGCGAACGCATGGCGGAAGAGCTCCGTCAGCGCATCACCCGGGGCGAGTTTTTACCCGGACAGCGGCTCTCGGAGCAGACGTTGAGCGACAGTCTCGGCATTTCGCGCAACACGTTGCGCGAGGTGTTCCGCATGCTGACCAAGGACGGCCTGGTCAAGCACTCTCCGAACCGCGGCGTGTTCGTGGCGATTCCGAGCATTGCGTCGATCATCGACATCTATCGGGTGCGGCGCCTTATCGAATGCCAGGCGCTGGGCCAGGCCTACCCTCGGCATCCGGCCAAGAAGAAGATGCGCGACGCCGTCGAAACCGCGCTGCGCTGCCGCGCCGACAGCGACTGGCTCGGCGCGGGTACTGCCAACATGGCATTCCACATGGCCATCGTGGAGCTGGCCGACAGCGAGCGCCTCAACCTGCTCTTCGCGCAAGTGCTGGCCGAGTTGCGGCTGGCCTTCGGTTTGCTGCAAGACCCGGAGTTCCTGCACGCGCCGTATGTCGACATGAACATCAACATCCTCGAACTGGCCGAGGGCGGCGAATTCGCCCGCGCCGCTGCAGCGCTCAACGACTACCTCGTGCACTCCGAACGCATCGTGCTCGCGGTGTATGCGCGGCACATCAGCGATTCCGGCTGGGGCATTTGA